A stretch of DNA from Micromonospora peucetia:
GCGCGACCGCCCACCGGACGGTGCCCTCCGGCAGCCGGGTCGGCGGGGCGGGGATCCACGAGCCGGGACCGTGCCGGACCACGTGGAAGCAGTGGTCCAGTTCGGGGCGCAGCGGGTCGCCGGGGCGGACCAGGAACATCCAGCGGCCGGTCGGGGTCACCAGCACCGGCCCGCGTACGCCGACGCCGGCCGGGTGCGTCCGGACCGCGTCCAGCACGTGTCGGCCGAGGTGCGTGGGGACCTCCAGCACGTCGAAGGTCCGCCCGGTCGGCAGCAGTACGCCGTGCGGCCGGGTACGCCACCAGGTGGCGACCCGGGCCGGGTCGGCGCTCGCCGCGTTTTCCCAGTTCTCCAGTGCGGGATGGCAGCCGACCGTCGGGCAGCCGGCTCGTCCGCAGACGAAGCGGCTGCGGGCGAGGCAGGCTCCCGGGGTGACGTCCCAGCCGTGCAGGGCGTACCGCACCGCCACCCGGCGCAGCCGCACCCGCTCCAACGGGGACAGTTGAACGACGCGCGGTGCGACATTCCCCCACATGTGCCATCTCCCCTCGCCGGACCCCGGCCGGTGCCCAGGTCGCATGTCGAGCACCGTCACTGCCGTAACCCGTGATCGTTGAGCTGACGAACGGCTGATGCAACTTGCACGAAAACTACGAGGACTGTCTGTACGGCTGACGTACACGCTGTGCGACCAGCGAAAACCTGAGACGTACGGATCGCCGCAACCGGGAGGACCGGCCGGCACACCCGCCGGAGCGGGCACAGGGAGAGGGACGGGTAGATGGACGAGTTGCCCATCGGGCGGCGGGTGGCCTACTGGCGGGGGCGGCGCAAGATGTCGCAGCAGGTCTTCGCGGACCGGTTGGGTAAGTCGAAGAGCTGGGTCGACAAGGTCGAGCGCGGGGTGCGCCGGCTGGACAAGTTCTCCGTCCTCTACGAGATCGCCGACATCCTCCAGGTCGACGTGCAGTTGCTGCTCGGCAAGGACCCGGAGCGGCGTACGGACGCGCTGAACTGCATCGACCAGGTCGAGGTGCAGGAGATCCGGGCGGCGCTGGAGCGGTACGACTCGATGAGCGCGTACTTCGACGCCGTGTCGTACCCGCCGCCGCTGGCCGACATGCGCAAGGCCGTCAACCACGCCTGGCTGACCTACCAGTACGGCCGCTACGGGATGCTCACCCGGGCGTTGCCGAAGCTGCTGCGTGACGCCCAGGCCGCCGACGCGGGCTATCGCGGCGAACACGCGCGCGAGGCGGCCCACCTGCTCGGGCAGGTCTACCAGATCGCCTCGTCGGTGCTGCGCAAGCTGGGCGAGTGCGACCTGGCCTGGCTGGCCGCCGACCGTTCGATGGCGGTCGCCCAGCGCGCCGACGACCCGCTGCTGGCCGGCATCGCCACCACCCGGGTCTGCAACGCGCTGGTGGCGATGGGCCGGCCTCGACCCGCCCTCGAACTCAACGTCACCATCGCCAACCGGCTCGCCCCCGGTGGCGGCAACGAGGCGTCCCCGGCTCTGCTGTCGGTCTACGGGATGCTGCTGCTCCAGGGCGCGATGGCCGCCTCCCGGATCGGCGACTCCGCCACGGTCGACGACCTGATCAACGGCGCGCAGGAGGCGGCCACCCTGCTGGGCGGCGACCACAACCACTACTGGACCTCGTTCGGGCCGACCAACCTGGAGCTGCACCGGGCGGCGGCGGCGGTCGAGCTGGGTGACGGCGGCCGGGCGGTGGAGGTGCACCGGCAGAAGATCCAGGAGCCGGCGTTCAACGCGCTGCTGCCCGAGCGCCGGGCCCACCACCTGCTGGACATCGCCCGGGGCTTCGCCCAGATCGGCGACGTGGCCAACGCCGGGGAGATGCTGCTGCGCGGCGACCGCCTCGCCCCGTCGGAGATCCGCTGCCGGCCGATCGCCCACGAAGTCATGTCGGACATCCTGCGTCGCACACGTGGTGCGCCGCCTTCTCCGATTGCGGAGTTGGCTGAGCACATGGGAGTAGGGGTATGAGCGTGGAGCTGGCCTGTTGACCGGCCCGCACCCGAGCAGCGAGCGCCGTGAGGTGCTCTACGTCATCGCCTGCGGTTCGCCGCTGGCCCGCCACGTCGGCCGGCTCGTCGAGCTGGCACACCAGGACGGCTGGGACGTCTGCGTGGTCACCACGCCGGACGGCGCCAAGTTCGTCGACCGGGCCGCGCTGGCCCGGCAGACCGGCCATCCGGTCCGCACCCACTACAAGAACCCGGGCGACTTCGACGTGCTGCCGCAGGCCGACGCGATGATCGTCTGCCCGGCGACGGTCAACACCGTCAACAAGTGGGCGGCCGGGATCACCGACACGTTGGCCCTCGGGCTGCTGGTGGAGGCGCAGGGTCTGGGGGTGCCGGTGGTGGCGGTGCCGTACACGAACACGGCGATGGCGGCCCACCCGGCCTTCCGGGCCGGCGTCGCCCGGCTCGCCGAGTGGGGGGTCACGGTGCTCTTCGGCGACGACTTCCTCCCGTTGCACGCGCCCGGCACCGGCGAACGGCACCTGCACGCCTTCCCGTGGGCCGTGAGCCTCGCCGCCGTGCGGGACCGGCTCTGCCCCGTCGCCTGACGCGAAGGGAAGGGTCCCTTGCTGGCGCCATGCGTCAGCAAGGGACCCTTCCTCGCGTCCCGGAGAGCGGTGGGGACACGCCGTCGCCTCGGTGGGCGACACCCCCGGGCGCGGCCCGCGCCGGTAAGCTGGCCCGCCGTGAGCACCGATGCGGTCCCGCCGACCGTCGCCGACGTGGTCGCCGAGCTGGAGCGGCGCTATCCGCCGGCCTGGGCCGAGGACTGGGACCGGGTCGGGCTGGTGCTCGGCGAGCCGGGCGCCCTGGTGCGCCGGGTGCTCTGCGTGGTCGACGTGGTGCCCGAGACGGTCGCCGAGGCGCTCGACGCCGGCGTCGACATGATCGTCGCCCACCATCCGTTGCTGCTGCGCGGCGTCTCCTCGGTGGCTCCCACGACCTTCAAGGGCCGGATCGTCCACCAGCTCATCAGGTCCGACGTGGCGCTGTACGTCGCGCACACCAACGCCGACGTGGCCGACCCGGGGGTCTCCGGCGCCCTCGCCGCCCGGTTCGGGCTGACCGGGCTGCGCCCGCTGCACCGGCCCGCGCCCGGTTCGCCCGCGCACGGTGGTGGCCGGGGGATCGGCCGGGTCGGCGAGCTGCCGGAGCCGATGACGCTGGCGGAGCTGACCCGGCACGCCGCCGCAGTGCTGCCCGCCACCGCCTGGGGAGTTCGCGCCGCCGGGGATCCCGGGCGTATGGTTCGTACCCTCGCGGTCAGCGGTGGCTCGGGGGACAGCTTCCTCGCCGACGCGACCGCTGCCGGGGTGGACGCGTTCCTCACCGCCGACCTGCGCCACCATCCGGCCGGCGAGCACCTGGCCGCCGGCGGCCCGGCCCTGCTCGACGCCGCCCACTGGGCGACGGAACGACCGTGGCTGGACGACCTGGCCGCCCTCCTGCGGGAGGCGACGGGTGTCGAGACGCTGGTGTCCGACCTGGACACCGACCCGTGGACCGTACACGCCGCCCCACCCGCGGCGGACGACAAGGAGCCCGACCGTGAAGGCTGACCCCCAGGTCCAGCGCCGCCTGCTCGACCTCCAGGCGATCGACACCACCCTCGCCCAGCTCGCCCACCGCCGCCGTTCGCTGCCCGAGCGGGCCGAGCTGGACGCGCTGGCCCGGGAGCTGTCCGCGCTGGAGGACGAGCGGGTCCGCGCCCAGGTGGCGGTCGACGACCTGGACCGGGACATCGCCCGCATGGAGAAGGACGTCGACCAGGTGCGGGCCCGCAAGTCCAAGAACGAGGCCCGGCTCACCGCCGGTACCGGTCCGGCGCGGGAGCTGGAGGCCCTCCAGCACGAGCTGGTCTCGCTCAACCGCCGCCAGGGCGACCTGGAGGACGCCGAGCTGGAGCTGATGGAGCAGCGGGAGACGGCCCAGGGCGTGCTGGACGGAGTCGAGAAGCGGCTCGCCGAGGTGCGGGAGAAGCGCGACGCCGTCGAGCGGCGCCGTGACGAGAGCCTGGCCGAGATCGCCAAGGAGGAGGAGTTCAAGCGCGGCGCCCGCCAGCCGCTGGCGGGCGACCTCCCGGTGGACCTGGTGCAGCTGTACGACAAGATCCGCGAGGACACCGGGCTCGGTGCGGCGCTGCTGACCGCCAGCCGGTGCGGCGGCTGCCGCCTGGACCTCTCCGGCGCCGACCTGGCCCGGATCCGCAAGACCGCGCCGGACGAGGTCGTCCGCTGCGAGGACTGCCGGCGGATCATGGTCCGCACCAACGAGTCCGGCCTGTAGCCCGTGGCGCCGCGCGTGGTCGTCGTCGAGGCCGACGGCGGGTCCCGGGGCAACCCCGGCCCGGCCGGCTACGGCGCGGTGGTCCGCGACCAGGACACCGGTGAGGTGCTGGCCGAGCGGAGCGAGTCGATCGGTGTCGCCACCAACAACGTCGCCGAGTATCGCGGGCTGATCGCCGGGCTGGAGGCCGCCGCCGAGCTGGGTGCCGCCGAGGTCGACGCGCGGATGGACTCGAAGCTGGTGGTCGAGCAGATGTCCGGCCGCTGGCAGATCAAGCACCCGGGGCTGCGCCCGCTCGCCGCGCAGGCCGCCGTCCTGGTGAGTCGTTTCGCCGCCGTCCGGTTCCACTGGATCCCCCGGGAACGCAACCGGCACGCCGACGCCCTCGCCAACGCCGCCATGGACGCCGCCGCCGGCCGGGCCCCCGCCGCCCGGGCCGCCGTCGTCCCGCCGCGCGTCGTGGAGCCGCCGCGTGAGGTCGCCGGCCCCGACTCGTCGGCCCGGGCGAGAGCCCGCGAGGTGGCCGCCCGGGCCGCGTCGACGGCGACCTCGGGCACCGACCCGGCCACCGCGCCCGCCTCCTGGGAGCCGCGGCCGAGCTTCACCGCCACCCGGCTGATCCTGGTCCGGCACGGCGAGACCGCGTACACCGAGCAGCGCCGCTACTCCGGCCGCGGCGACGTGCCGCTGTCGGAGCGGGGCCGGGCCCAGGTCCGGGCCACGGCTGCCCGGGTGGCCGCGCTGGCCCCGAGCGTGGCGGCCGTGGTCAGCTCACCCCTGTCCCGGTGTACGGCGACCGCGGAGGCGATCGCCGGGGTGCTCGGCGGCGTGCCGGTGCGCCGCGAGGACGACCTCATCGAGTGCGACTTCGGAGCCTGGGAGGGGCGCACCTTCGCCGAGGTCCGCGAGGAGTGGCCGGGGGAGATGGACGCGTGGCTAGCCTCGACCCGGGTGGCCCCGCCGGACGGCGAGTCGTTCGTCGACGTCGCCGAGCGCTGCCGCCGCGCGGTCGACGGGCTGTGCCGGGCGTACCCCGGGGAGACCGTGGTGGTGGTCTCGCACGTCTCGCCGATCAAGCTGGTGCTGCGTGACGCGCTCGCGGCCGGCGACGGCTTCCTGCACCGGCTGTTCCTGGACGCGGCCGGCATCTCGGTGCTGGACACCTGGCCCGACGGCGGCGTCGCCGTCCGCACGGTCAACGACACCGCGCACCTGGACGCGGTCGGCTAGCTGGCGCGGGTCGGGAGGATTCGTCAAGGTCGTGACGTTCCCGCGAATCTGTTGACAGGCCGCCGGCAGCCGTTCAAGATCGGTTCCGTGCGAAGCGTCCATCTGACAAAGCGGGGTCACATCGACCTCCTGCGTGTCGCCAGCGCCGCCTGTCGACGCTCTATCTGACGCCGGGTTCTTCCCCCTTTCTCGCACGCTGCTGGCGTTTCCGACCCCGCAGGTCTCCGGCCCTGCGGCGCGTCCGCCTGTGCGCACTCCCTCGTGACAGGAGACTGTCCTTGTCCGTCAACAGACTTTTTCCCCGGCTCACCGCGACGGCGGTAACCGTATCCCTGCTCGGTACGGCGGCGTGGGCCGCTCCGGCGACTGCCTCGGCGCTGCCGGCGGTGCCGCCGCGCGCCTCCGACGTCGCCGACGTCCGGGGCTATCCCCAGCGGAGCGCCCTGCCGGTCTGGCCCGACAATCCGGCGGACGCCTCGATCCCGATCGGCGTCATCGCCTACGACGACATCGCGCCGAAGCTGAACGCCCTCCAGGCCGCGAGCGACCGGGTCTCCGCCCGGGTGGCCGGAAAGTCGGCCGGTGGCTACGACCTGTACGCGGTCACGGTGACCGCGCCGGAGAGCCGGGCCGAGGCTCGGCAGCAGGAGATCTGGAAGCGCCGCATCGAGGACGAGCCGGCCTGGGCCCAGCGGGACCGGCAACTGCTCGCCGGCTACAAGACCCCGCTCTTCGTCAACGCCAACATCCACGGCAACGAGTGGGAGGGCACCGACGCGGCGCTGCGGGTCATCGAGGACCTCGCCACCAGCAGCAGCCCCGAGGTGGCCGGGCTGCTCCGGCGCAACCGGCTCGTCTTCAACGTCACCGCCAACCCGGACGGCCGGGTGGCCGGCAGCCGCGCCAACTCCGCCGGCTACGACCTGAACCGGGACCTGACGGTGGTGGCGCAGCCCGAGACCAACCTGATCCGCGAGCTGATCATCGACACGAAGCCGATCATCACGCTCGACCTGCACGGCTACGTGAGTCCGACGCTGCTGCACCCCAGCACCCCGCCGCACAACGTCAACAACGAGTACGACCTCTACATCAAGCACGGCCTGCCGAACGCGCTGGCGATCGAGGAGGACCTGCGTGGTCTCGGGCACGCCGAGACCCAGCGGGCCCGCATCCCGTTCCGCGACGACGAGCCCGGCGTGTGGGACGACTTCCCGCCGATCTACGTGCCGTCCTTCGCCATGTTGCAGAGCAGCATCCCGTACACCATCGAGGCGCCGCTCAACCCGCGCGGCGGCGCGCTCACCCCGGCCGAGCGGGTACGCCGCTCCGGCATCAACACCGACGTGCACGAGGTGGCGATCCGGACGTCGCTGCGGTACATCCAGGAGCACCGGGCGCAGGTGCTGCACGACCAGGCCGAGGTCTACCGGCGCGGCTGGGCGGGCGAGCCGCTGCGCGACCTCCCCGACGGCTTCGTGCCGGGTTGGGGCCCGGAGGACAACTACCACACCACCTTCCCCCGGGCGTACGTCATCCCGACCGGAACCGGCCAGCGCTCGGAGCCGGCTGCCG
This window harbors:
- a CDS encoding flavoprotein, with the translated sequence MTGPHPSSERREVLYVIACGSPLARHVGRLVELAHQDGWDVCVVTTPDGAKFVDRAALARQTGHPVRTHYKNPGDFDVLPQADAMIVCPATVNTVNKWAAGITDTLALGLLVEAQGLGVPVVAVPYTNTAMAAHPAFRAGVARLAEWGVTVLFGDDFLPLHAPGTGERHLHAFPWAVSLAAVRDRLCPVA
- a CDS encoding bifunctional RNase H/acid phosphatase produces the protein MAPRVVVVEADGGSRGNPGPAGYGAVVRDQDTGEVLAERSESIGVATNNVAEYRGLIAGLEAAAELGAAEVDARMDSKLVVEQMSGRWQIKHPGLRPLAAQAAVLVSRFAAVRFHWIPRERNRHADALANAAMDAAAGRAPAARAAVVPPRVVEPPREVAGPDSSARARAREVAARAASTATSGTDPATAPASWEPRPSFTATRLILVRHGETAYTEQRRYSGRGDVPLSERGRAQVRATAARVAALAPSVAAVVSSPLSRCTATAEAIAGVLGGVPVRREDDLIECDFGAWEGRTFAEVREEWPGEMDAWLASTRVAPPDGESFVDVAERCRRAVDGLCRAYPGETVVVVSHVSPIKLVLRDALAAGDGFLHRLFLDAAGISVLDTWPDGGVAVRTVNDTAHLDAVG
- a CDS encoding helix-turn-helix domain-containing protein: MDELPIGRRVAYWRGRRKMSQQVFADRLGKSKSWVDKVERGVRRLDKFSVLYEIADILQVDVQLLLGKDPERRTDALNCIDQVEVQEIRAALERYDSMSAYFDAVSYPPPLADMRKAVNHAWLTYQYGRYGMLTRALPKLLRDAQAADAGYRGEHAREAAHLLGQVYQIASSVLRKLGECDLAWLAADRSMAVAQRADDPLLAGIATTRVCNALVAMGRPRPALELNVTIANRLAPGGGNEASPALLSVYGMLLLQGAMAASRIGDSATVDDLINGAQEAATLLGGDHNHYWTSFGPTNLELHRAAAAVELGDGGRAVEVHRQKIQEPAFNALLPERRAHHLLDIARGFAQIGDVANAGEMLLRGDRLAPSEIRCRPIAHEVMSDILRRTRGAPPSPIAELAEHMGVGV
- a CDS encoding M14 family zinc carboxypeptidase gives rise to the protein MSVNRLFPRLTATAVTVSLLGTAAWAAPATASALPAVPPRASDVADVRGYPQRSALPVWPDNPADASIPIGVIAYDDIAPKLNALQAASDRVSARVAGKSAGGYDLYAVTVTAPESRAEARQQEIWKRRIEDEPAWAQRDRQLLAGYKTPLFVNANIHGNEWEGTDAALRVIEDLATSSSPEVAGLLRRNRLVFNVTANPDGRVAGSRANSAGYDLNRDLTVVAQPETNLIRELIIDTKPIITLDLHGYVSPTLLHPSTPPHNVNNEYDLYIKHGLPNALAIEEDLRGLGHAETQRARIPFRDDEPGVWDDFPPIYVPSFAMLQSSIPYTIEAPLNPRGGALTPAERVRRSGINTDVHEVAIRTSLRYIQEHRAQVLHDQAEVYRRGWAGEPLRDLPDGFVPGWGPEDNYHTTFPRAYVIPTGTGQRSEPAAARLVDLLISSGGRVWRAKKPFTAGGRSYQAGSYVVDLHQPKRGLVNSLLEPGADITGRVDDLYAGPAAWSQGLTWGATVETLWNELPAVRLERTYDGRAEGGVPAGNGDLRLDLRDAADLLAVNSLLNRGVAVHRLADGSVVVPGTPANRRLARAEARTHAVTFERAPAGWRGTRLDKVVVGYLGTVEERDTLADLGFEARALTAATLSTSLTGDVDVLLVASNVNLANLSAENRAALDAFLTRGGGVVGLGTAGAGFSNAASLLSVTATAGPGLASGVANVVNTGGPVSAGAIPHSFISQPVWFTALGGNVTVEQSYAADPLLAGWWATEGANGQGAAANQASIVRGVSAGGNGVVLFGTDPTFRLHPKGLQPQLGRALLWTAGR
- a CDS encoding bifunctional DNA primase/polymerase, giving the protein MWGNVAPRVVQLSPLERVRLRRVAVRYALHGWDVTPGACLARSRFVCGRAGCPTVGCHPALENWENAASADPARVATWWRTRPHGVLLPTGRTFDVLEVPTHLGRHVLDAVRTHPAGVGVRGPVLVTPTGRWMFLVRPGDPLRPELDHCFHVVRHGPGSWIPAPPTRLPEGTVRWAVAPEQARWQLPDSYLVQNALIEALRATGVTVTSDLLPGHLPLPRRGR
- a CDS encoding putative leader peptide, giving the protein MRSVHLTKRGHIDLLRVASAACRRSI
- a CDS encoding zinc ribbon domain-containing protein codes for the protein MKADPQVQRRLLDLQAIDTTLAQLAHRRRSLPERAELDALARELSALEDERVRAQVAVDDLDRDIARMEKDVDQVRARKSKNEARLTAGTGPARELEALQHELVSLNRRQGDLEDAELELMEQRETAQGVLDGVEKRLAEVREKRDAVERRRDESLAEIAKEEEFKRGARQPLAGDLPVDLVQLYDKIREDTGLGAALLTASRCGGCRLDLSGADLARIRKTAPDEVVRCEDCRRIMVRTNESGL
- a CDS encoding Nif3-like dinuclear metal center hexameric protein translates to MVAELERRYPPAWAEDWDRVGLVLGEPGALVRRVLCVVDVVPETVAEALDAGVDMIVAHHPLLLRGVSSVAPTTFKGRIVHQLIRSDVALYVAHTNADVADPGVSGALAARFGLTGLRPLHRPAPGSPAHGGGRGIGRVGELPEPMTLAELTRHAAAVLPATAWGVRAAGDPGRMVRTLAVSGGSGDSFLADATAAGVDAFLTADLRHHPAGEHLAAGGPALLDAAHWATERPWLDDLAALLREATGVETLVSDLDTDPWTVHAAPPAADDKEPDREG